GCCTCCTCGTTGAGGGGTTCGACCAGGCCTTCGGCGGTGAGCCGGTACCAGGCGTGGATCTGCGGCTCGGTGAAGGTGCGGGCCTGCGGGGTGCCGCGTTCGGCAAGGCTGAGCTCGGTGTCCCCGTCCCGGATGCCGGCCAGCTGCCAGCCCTCGGCGCCGACGGCCTGCCCGCCGCTTGCCGGTGCAGCCGGGTTTCCCTGGGGCGAGAGCAGGACGGCAGCCCGGTGGCCGTCGGAGGCGGTCACCCGTGAGGCCAGATAGGAGAGCCGCAGCGCGTTCTGGGGGGTCGCCTGTGTCTTGCCGGCCACCAACTCGGGGCTGACCTCGAACATCGGCACCGGGTCCTTGAGCTCGAACCTGGGCGGCGCGGCGACTGCCGAGGGGGCGTTCCGGGGAGTGCCGACGGCGCCGCCGTCCGCGGCGGCGGCACTGCCGGGCGTCCGGGCCGAGACCAGGAAGCGGGAGACGGTGCCGCGGAGCTGGTCGCTGCGGAGGGTCTGCTGGGCAGACTGGTAGCCCGCGATGCCGTCGCCGTCCGCACCCTGCGCGGAAACGTTTCCGCACAGGGTGGCGGCGAGAGCGGTCGTGGCGAGGACGGCGGCCCGGACTGCCGCGCGCCTGGTGCGTCGCATGCTCTGCATGGTCGGTCTTCTCCTCAGCCCTGGATGCCGACGCGGGAGTGCGTCCACTGGAACGAGTTGTTGTTCGCGTAGGTGGAGTAGTTCCACCAGGTATAGGTCTGCGTGGTCTGCCACGGGTCGCCCACCGCGATCATGTTGCTGGCGCTGTCGTAGCCGTAGATGACGTTCATGTGGCCGCCGCCGCTGCGCCAGCCGATCCGTACGGCGAACGGCCGGCCCGCGGCGATCTCGCTGGTCGACTCGCTGAACGAGGCGTTGCGGTACAGGCTGCGGCCACTGTTGCCGAGTCCCACCCTGGCCAGGCCGTTGGCCATGTCTTCCAGCGTCGCGGGCTGGTTGTTGCAGTCCACCCAGCTCCCCTGGGCGGCGAGTTGGCAGAACCGCTCCTGACTGACGGTGCGGCCCCAGTATTTGGCGATGGTCACGCCGGAGGCGTCCCAGCACCACTGGGTCCTGACCTGCTTCTGCATGTCGATCTGGAGCGTCCTCGCGGTCGTGGGAGTCGGCTTCGGGTTCGAGCCGCAGACCGGCAGGACGGTGGTGTTCTCCCGGATGAACGCGTC
This Streptomyces sp. NBC_00539 DNA region includes the following protein-coding sequences:
- a CDS encoding papain-like cysteine protease family protein: MMHKRRTSRRKKALIAAFTAVLSGGLLFGFGALAQADAVSGTVIGGQGNYSTVNHRAKPSLSAQVNGSSRVGDRIQMSCRTTGDTVENNPRWIYTGSYYIADAFIRENTTVLPVCGSNPKPTPTTARTLQIDMQKQVRTQWCWDASGVTIAKYWGRTVSQERFCQLAAQGSWVDCNNQPATLEDMANGLARVGLGNSGRSLYRNASFSESTSEIAAGRPFAVRIGWRSGGGHMNVIYGYDSASNMIAVGDPWQTTQTYTWWNYSTYANNNSFQWTHSRVGIQG